A genomic region of Mesobacillus jeotgali contains the following coding sequences:
- a CDS encoding O-acetylhomoserine aminocarboxypropyltransferase/cysteine synthase family protein, with amino-acid sequence MANEQKNYRIETLGVHGGQSPDPVTGARAVPIYSSNAFQFENTEHAADLFALKESGYIYSRIHNPTVTALEEKVALLEGGIGALALSSGMSAITMAILNIAHAGDEIVAASNLYGGTYNLFAVTLPKYGIKVHLVDPADPENFRKAITPKTKAVYAETIGNPSLRVLDIEAVAEVAHEAGLPLIIDNTFATPYLCRPIEHGADIVVHSATKWLLGNGTVMGGVIVDGGKFDWKSPKFPGFNEPDSSYHDLVYSEAIGAAAFIVKARVQLLRDLGPAISPQSAFQFNLGIETLHVRMKEHVANTRRIVDYLESHPAVTWVSYPGHESHPDKGLADRYLPKGAGAVVIFGIEGGREAGAKLINSLELWSHVANVGDAKSLIIHPASTTHQQLDSDGLKAAGVPEDLIRLSVGIENVEDIIEDLEQAIEKATGVPGVPAGA; translated from the coding sequence ATGGCTAATGAGCAAAAAAACTACAGAATTGAAACGCTGGGGGTACATGGTGGTCAGTCACCAGACCCGGTAACAGGAGCGAGGGCTGTTCCTATTTATTCGAGCAATGCGTTCCAATTTGAAAATACAGAACATGCAGCGGATTTATTTGCTCTTAAGGAATCGGGCTATATTTATTCACGGATACATAATCCGACAGTTACAGCCCTGGAAGAAAAAGTAGCCTTGCTTGAAGGTGGTATTGGTGCTCTCGCGTTATCAAGCGGGATGTCTGCCATTACGATGGCGATACTGAACATTGCGCATGCGGGTGATGAAATTGTCGCTGCTTCGAATCTATATGGAGGTACTTACAATCTATTTGCTGTAACCCTGCCGAAGTATGGAATAAAAGTTCATCTAGTTGATCCAGCTGATCCTGAAAATTTTAGAAAGGCAATCACTCCGAAAACAAAAGCAGTCTACGCAGAAACAATCGGTAATCCTAGTCTCAGAGTACTGGACATTGAAGCTGTAGCGGAAGTTGCCCATGAAGCAGGTCTTCCGCTAATCATCGATAACACATTTGCAACTCCATATCTTTGCCGGCCAATTGAGCATGGCGCAGATATCGTCGTCCACTCAGCTACCAAGTGGCTACTGGGAAATGGTACAGTCATGGGTGGAGTCATTGTGGATGGAGGAAAGTTCGATTGGAAGTCGCCTAAGTTCCCGGGCTTCAATGAGCCGGACTCTAGTTACCATGATCTTGTCTATAGTGAGGCAATCGGAGCTGCCGCATTTATCGTAAAGGCAAGAGTCCAGCTGTTGCGTGACCTTGGACCGGCAATCAGTCCTCAGAGTGCATTCCAATTCAATCTTGGAATAGAGACATTACATGTTCGCATGAAGGAGCATGTTGCCAATACACGTAGAATCGTAGACTACCTTGAATCGCATCCCGCTGTTACATGGGTGAGCTATCCTGGTCATGAGTCCCATCCAGATAAAGGCCTTGCAGATCGATATCTTCCAAAAGGAGCCGGGGCAGTTGTCATATTTGGGATTGAAGGCGGCAGGGAAGCAGGAGCGAAGCTAATCAACTCATTAGAATTATGGTCCCATGTCGCGAATGTCGGTGATGCGAAAAGCCTGATAATCCATCCTGCAAGTACTACACACCAGCAGCTGGATTCAGACGGCCTTAAAGCAGCAGGAGTTCCTGAAGATTTAATCCGCCTTTCAGTGGGAATTGAAAACGTGGAGGACATCATTGAAGACCTGGAGCAGGCAATTGAAAAGGCGACTGGAGTGCCGGGAGTACCGGCTGGAGCGTAA
- a CDS encoding YusG family protein, whose translation MTLNKQKLDITDRVTGKLENGQVQLYLENEHIGSIELPEGMQMKLEHHFEAEQNKIYQHVSVPDQSEPRYTDCDEGGWC comes from the coding sequence ATGACACTTAACAAACAAAAGCTTGATATAACAGATAGAGTGACAGGAAAGCTTGAAAACGGCCAGGTGCAGCTTTATCTTGAAAACGAACACATTGGATCCATAGAGCTCCCAGAAGGAATGCAGATGAAGTTGGAGCATCACTTTGAAGCTGAACAGAATAAGATTTACCAGCATGTATCAGTGCCGGATCAATCAGAACCTCGGTATACTGATTGTGATGAAGGCGGCTGGTGTTAA
- a CDS encoding thioredoxin family protein, with protein sequence MEEWTKEEIENILEEKRTGYLYFYTPMCGTCQVASKMLTVIEQLLPDVSSGKADLNYLPEMAERFEIESVPCLIVLREGKEQEKIYAFQSVPYLFEKLKELKV encoded by the coding sequence ATGGAAGAATGGACTAAGGAAGAGATTGAAAACATCCTCGAGGAAAAACGAACAGGTTACCTGTACTTTTACACGCCAATGTGCGGTACATGCCAGGTTGCAAGTAAGATGCTGACAGTTATAGAGCAGCTGTTACCCGATGTTTCATCAGGGAAAGCCGATTTAAATTACCTGCCTGAAATGGCGGAGCGTTTTGAAATTGAAAGTGTTCCATGTCTGATTGTATTAAGAGAAGGAAAGGAGCAGGAGAAAATTTATGCTTTCCAGTCTGTTCCTTACCTTTTTGAAAAACTTAAAGAGCTAAAGGTTTAA
- a CDS encoding SCP2 sterol-binding domain-containing protein: MRERIDRFADEIQNKKHVQHLVSKLDLCLKIKAESGTFYLSFKDGKVACRDSCIHDGYTATISGNDALLNQLFDGDLKLRQGVIMNYFTTDCPFRAQLVLESLFYLARPLPV, translated from the coding sequence ATGCGGGAACGAATCGACAGGTTTGCAGATGAAATCCAGAATAAAAAGCATGTTCAACATCTAGTATCCAAACTGGACCTATGCCTAAAAATTAAAGCAGAGAGTGGTACATTCTACTTGTCTTTCAAGGATGGCAAGGTGGCTTGCCGTGACTCCTGCATACATGACGGATACACAGCGACGATTTCTGGAAACGATGCGCTTTTGAATCAATTATTTGACGGGGACTTGAAACTGCGTCAGGGAGTAATAATGAACTATTTCACAACTGATTGTCCGTTTCGCGCCCAATTGGTGCTGGAATCGTTATTTTATCTTGCAAGGCCACTTCCTGTATAA
- a CDS encoding acyl-CoA dehydrogenase family protein — protein MGNQTEKLVKGGSFLIEDVTYDHVFTPEDYTDEHKMIAKTTEDFVTNEVLPQVEYIEQHEFDRTVKLLKEAGELGLLGADVPEEYGGLSLDKISSALIAEKMAVAGGFSISHGAHVGIGSLPIVLFGNEEQKQKYLPALATGEKLAAYALTEPGSGSDALGAKTTAKLNAEGTHYVLNGEKQWITNAGFADVFVVYAKIDGEQFTAFIVEREYPGVSVGAEEKKMGIKSSSTRTLILEDAQVPVENLLGEAGKGHLIAFNILNIGRYKLGVGATGGAKQAFGLTVKYANQRQQFKTPISQFNLTKEKLATMASKIYATESSVYRTVGLFEERMNQLSEEEINNGKAVADSIAEYAIECSMNKVFATETLDYVVDEGVQIHGGYGFMQEYEIERAYRDSRINRIFEGTNEINRLLVPGTFLRKAMKGELPLLQKAQQLQEELMMLMPEEPGDEPLAQEKYLVKNAKKIGLLAAGLAAQKFGKALEKEQEILVNIADIISNAYSMESAVLRTEKAIAKDGVEKSKQKLLYTQIFCQEAFNEIERDAKETLVATEEGDALRMLTSALRKFTRHTPINVIAKKREASEKLIEAERFIV, from the coding sequence ATGGGTAACCAAACAGAAAAGCTTGTAAAAGGCGGGAGCTTCTTAATCGAAGATGTAACTTATGACCATGTCTTCACTCCAGAGGATTACACAGATGAGCATAAGATGATCGCAAAGACAACTGAGGATTTCGTAACGAACGAAGTATTGCCTCAGGTTGAATATATTGAGCAGCACGAATTTGACCGCACTGTAAAACTATTGAAGGAAGCTGGAGAGCTTGGCCTTCTTGGAGCAGATGTTCCTGAAGAGTACGGCGGTTTAAGCCTTGATAAAATCAGCTCAGCTTTGATTGCCGAGAAAATGGCAGTAGCAGGCGGATTCTCCATCTCCCACGGTGCACACGTAGGAATCGGTTCACTGCCAATCGTACTTTTCGGTAATGAAGAGCAAAAGCAAAAGTACCTTCCTGCTCTGGCAACTGGCGAAAAGCTTGCAGCCTACGCACTTACTGAGCCAGGTTCAGGGTCTGACGCACTTGGTGCAAAGACAACCGCTAAGCTGAATGCTGAAGGAACTCACTACGTACTTAACGGCGAAAAACAATGGATCACAAACGCTGGCTTTGCAGACGTATTCGTTGTTTACGCTAAAATCGATGGCGAACAATTCACAGCTTTCATCGTTGAAAGAGAATACCCAGGAGTATCCGTAGGCGCAGAAGAGAAGAAAATGGGTATCAAGAGCTCATCTACACGTACATTGATTCTGGAAGATGCTCAGGTGCCTGTTGAAAACCTTCTTGGTGAAGCAGGCAAAGGCCACCTTATCGCATTCAATATCCTTAACATTGGACGTTATAAGTTAGGTGTAGGCGCAACTGGCGGCGCTAAGCAGGCATTCGGATTGACTGTAAAGTATGCTAATCAGCGTCAGCAGTTCAAGACGCCGATTTCGCAGTTCAATCTTACAAAAGAGAAGCTTGCGACAATGGCTTCCAAAATCTACGCAACTGAGAGCTCTGTATACCGTACAGTAGGTTTGTTCGAGGAAAGAATGAACCAGTTGTCTGAGGAAGAAATCAACAACGGTAAAGCAGTTGCTGATTCAATCGCTGAGTACGCAATTGAGTGCTCAATGAACAAAGTATTCGCGACAGAAACACTTGACTATGTTGTGGATGAGGGTGTACAGATCCACGGTGGATACGGCTTCATGCAAGAATATGAAATCGAAAGAGCTTACCGTGATTCAAGAATCAACCGTATTTTCGAAGGAACAAACGAAATCAACCGCTTGCTTGTACCTGGAACATTCCTTCGTAAGGCAATGAAGGGTGAGCTTCCATTATTGCAAAAAGCCCAGCAGCTGCAGGAAGAGCTAATGATGCTTATGCCTGAAGAGCCAGGCGACGAGCCTCTGGCACAGGAAAAATACCTTGTGAAGAATGCGAAGAAAATCGGCTTGCTTGCAGCTGGCCTGGCTGCTCAGAAGTTCGGCAAAGCCTTGGAAAAAGAGCAGGAAATCCTCGTCAATATCGCGGATATCATCTCAAATGCTTATTCAATGGAATCAGCTGTTCTTCGTACAGAAAAGGCAATCGCTAAAGACGGAGTGGAAAAGAGCAAGCAAAAGCTTCTTTACACACAAATCTTCTGCCAGGAAGCATTCAATGAAATCGAGCGTGACGCAAAAGAAACCCTTGTTGCAACAGAAGAAGGAGACGCGCTTCGCATGTTGACTTCAGCATTGCGCAAGTTCACAAGACATACTCCAATCAACGTAATTGCAAAGAAGCGTGAAGCATCTGAAAAGCTGATCGAAGCAGAGCGCTTCATCGTTTAA
- a CDS encoding arsenate reductase family protein: MTKTFYWYPKCGTCRNAKKWLDQHEVSYNEVHIVENPPSQSQLEEMLEKSGLDIKKFFNTSGQKYRELGMKDKIKTASKSELLELLASDGMLIKRPLMTDGEKVTVGFKEEEFQKAWL, encoded by the coding sequence ATGACAAAGACATTTTATTGGTACCCTAAATGCGGTACATGCAGGAACGCCAAGAAATGGCTGGATCAGCATGAAGTGAGCTATAATGAAGTACATATTGTCGAAAATCCGCCTTCCCAATCCCAGCTTGAAGAAATGCTGGAAAAAAGCGGCCTTGATATCAAGAAATTTTTCAATACGAGCGGCCAAAAGTATCGGGAACTAGGGATGAAAGACAAAATCAAGACAGCATCAAAAAGTGAGCTGCTGGAACTGCTTGCATCAGATGGCATGCTCATCAAACGCCCGCTGATGACAGACGGGGAAAAAGTAACTGTAGGCTTCAAAGAGGAAGAGTTCCAAAAAGCCTGGCTGTAA
- the gcvH gene encoding glycine cleavage system protein GcvH, whose product MSIPNELRYSKEHEWVKVEGEKVRIGITDFAQSELGDIVFVELPEVGDEISLDQPFGSVESVKTVSELYAPVSGKVVEINEELNDSPEFVNESPYEKAWMITVELSDNSEVENLMTAEQYEAMIKE is encoded by the coding sequence ATGAGTATACCAAATGAATTACGTTACTCTAAAGAACACGAATGGGTAAAAGTTGAAGGAGAAAAGGTTCGCATCGGTATTACTGATTTTGCTCAATCTGAACTGGGCGATATCGTTTTCGTCGAACTTCCTGAAGTAGGAGACGAAATCAGCCTTGACCAGCCATTCGGAAGTGTAGAATCCGTAAAAACTGTTTCTGAGCTATATGCGCCAGTAAGCGGCAAGGTAGTGGAAATTAACGAAGAGCTTAACGACAGCCCTGAATTCGTTAACGAATCTCCATACGAAAAAGCATGGATGATCACTGTCGAGCTATCTGACAACAGTGAAGTAGAAAATCTTATGACTGCTGAACAATACGAAGCCATGATTAAAGAATAA
- a CDS encoding acetyl-CoA C-acetyltransferase — protein sequence MREAVIVAGARTPVGKAKKGTLANVRPDDLGALVVRETLKRAGNYEGNIDDLIIGCAMPEAEQGLNMARNIGALAGLSHEVPAITINRYCSSGLQAIANASERIMLGHADTIIAGGAESMSLVPMMGHVVRPNAKLAETAPQYYMGMGHTAEEVAKKYGISREEQDAFAVRSHQRAAKAIQEGKFEDEIVPVDVTLRSVGKDNKLVEKTIQFKQDEGVRPDTNLETLAKLRPAFNIKGTVTAGNSSQTSDGAAAVMVMDREKAESLGLKPLAKFRSFALGGVPPEIMGIGPVVAIPKALKLAGLQVSDIGVFELNEAFASQSIQVIRELGLDEDKVNVNGGAIALGHPLGTTGAKLTLTVIHEMKRRNEQFGVVTMCIGGGMGAAGVFELL from the coding sequence ATGAGAGAAGCGGTAATCGTAGCCGGAGCCAGGACACCGGTCGGAAAAGCAAAAAAAGGAACTCTTGCTAATGTCCGCCCTGATGATCTTGGAGCTCTTGTAGTAAGAGAAACTCTAAAGCGAGCAGGCAATTATGAAGGGAATATTGATGATTTAATCATCGGCTGTGCAATGCCAGAAGCAGAGCAGGGCTTGAATATGGCACGGAATATTGGTGCACTTGCCGGTCTGTCACATGAAGTGCCGGCGATCACAATCAACCGTTATTGTTCTTCAGGACTTCAGGCGATTGCGAATGCATCGGAAAGAATCATGCTTGGTCATGCAGACACAATCATTGCCGGTGGAGCGGAATCAATGAGTTTGGTGCCGATGATGGGCCATGTTGTCCGCCCGAATGCAAAGCTTGCTGAAACTGCTCCGCAATATTATATGGGAATGGGCCATACGGCTGAGGAAGTAGCCAAGAAGTACGGCATTTCCCGTGAAGAGCAGGATGCTTTTGCAGTAAGAAGCCATCAGCGCGCAGCAAAAGCAATTCAGGAAGGTAAGTTCGAGGATGAAATCGTTCCTGTCGATGTAACCCTTCGTTCAGTAGGAAAAGATAATAAGCTTGTCGAAAAGACGATCCAATTCAAACAGGATGAAGGCGTACGTCCTGATACGAACCTTGAAACTCTGGCGAAACTTCGTCCGGCTTTCAATATCAAAGGTACAGTCACTGCAGGAAACTCTTCACAAACCAGTGACGGAGCAGCTGCTGTCATGGTGATGGACCGTGAAAAGGCTGAATCTCTTGGATTGAAGCCACTTGCTAAATTCAGGTCATTCGCACTAGGCGGAGTACCGCCTGAAATCATGGGAATCGGTCCCGTGGTAGCAATTCCTAAAGCATTGAAGCTTGCTGGACTTCAAGTTTCAGATATTGGTGTATTCGAACTGAACGAAGCGTTCGCTTCGCAATCTATCCAGGTAATCCGCGAGCTTGGCCTTGATGAAGATAAGGTCAACGTTAACGGTGGAGCAATCGCATTGGGCCACCCACTGGGAACAACTGGCGCAAAATTGACTTTGACAGTGATTCACGAAATGAAGCGCAGAAATGAGCAATTCGGTGTCGTGACAATGTGTATCGGCGGCGGCATGGGTGCAGCTGGAGTATTTGAACTTTTATAA
- a CDS encoding methionine ABC transporter ATP-binding protein: MITIKNARKIYPSNKGEVKAVDDVNLEVKEGEIYGVIGYSGAGKSTLIRMLNGLEIPTSGSVVVAGREVSRIKGAELRKARQEISMIFQHFNLLWSRTVAENIAFPLEIAGVAKAEREKRVKELIELVGLEGRGDAYPSQLSGGQKQRVGIARALANDPKVLLGDEATSALDPQTTDQILDLLVDINKRLGLTIVLITHEMHVIRKICHRVAVMEGGKIVETGPVLEVFKNPQQPITKRFVQQVTEPEETKETVDHLLERYPHGRVVQLTFVGEGTEQPLITNLIREFSITVNIVQGKISQTQDGSYGTLFIHLDGEEGEVARAIDYIGQHEVGVEVISNG; encoded by the coding sequence TTGATTACGATAAAAAATGCCAGAAAGATTTACCCTTCCAACAAGGGAGAAGTTAAAGCGGTAGATGATGTCAACCTTGAAGTCAAGGAAGGCGAAATCTATGGAGTTATCGGCTACAGTGGTGCCGGTAAAAGTACTTTGATCCGAATGCTGAATGGTCTGGAAATCCCAACTTCAGGTTCCGTCGTGGTAGCAGGCAGGGAGGTTTCAAGAATTAAGGGAGCGGAACTACGTAAGGCTCGCCAGGAAATCAGCATGATTTTCCAGCACTTCAACCTGCTCTGGTCAAGAACTGTAGCAGAGAATATCGCTTTCCCGCTTGAGATTGCCGGAGTAGCCAAAGCTGAGAGAGAGAAGCGGGTAAAAGAATTAATCGAACTTGTAGGCCTTGAGGGCAGAGGAGATGCTTATCCCTCCCAGTTGAGTGGCGGTCAAAAGCAGAGGGTAGGAATCGCCAGGGCACTGGCTAATGACCCAAAAGTACTTCTTGGGGATGAAGCTACTTCAGCGCTTGATCCGCAGACAACTGACCAGATTCTTGATCTGCTCGTTGATATCAATAAGAGACTTGGTCTTACGATCGTCTTGATCACGCACGAAATGCACGTTATCAGGAAAATTTGTCACCGAGTAGCCGTCATGGAAGGCGGGAAGATTGTTGAAACAGGACCAGTATTGGAAGTGTTCAAGAATCCGCAGCAGCCAATTACGAAAAGATTCGTCCAGCAGGTGACAGAACCCGAGGAAACAAAGGAAACAGTTGATCACTTGCTAGAGCGATATCCACATGGTCGCGTTGTCCAGCTGACATTCGTAGGTGAAGGGACAGAACAGCCGCTGATCACCAACTTGATTCGTGAGTTTTCAATAACGGTCAATATTGTTCAGGGTAAAATTTCGCAGACACAAGATGGTTCATATGGAACTTTGTTCATCCATCTTGATGGTGAAGAGGGCGAAGTGGCCCGGGCAATAGATTATATTGGCCAGCATGAGGTCGGCGTGGAGGTGATTTCGAATGGCTGA
- a CDS encoding MFS transporter, which produces MALYQEWAAQIKTYNRNIRLTFIANILTQVGLGIFMVIYNFYIRELGYNELVNGKVIAMTSLATALILIPAGILSDKAGRKKLMFYGAVGTGLILFTRSIVESQSLLIFFAFGTGLASAFIQVSIIPWLAENSKPEQRVHLFSIHFAVMTGANVIGSLLGGILTDLFGMVVPNLESIRYTLIIGSVLFLTAMIPVMRLNEDRPPRISASDIKEKTKGIPHKASFKIILLFAVAQLMIGFGAGLVIPYLNLYFADRFMASNSLIGLVISLGQGATAVAMIIGPMVVRRLGEVRAVVVLQILSLPFLLLTAYTQNFWLAALGFLFRQALMNAGNPIQMSLMMSKVDDSMKGLANSVNQMVFNLGWAIMGPVSTGIVLKYGSYWGYATVFTITAGLYLVGSTYFFIVFKTMDKPKSGMVNTKPA; this is translated from the coding sequence ATGGCTTTATACCAGGAATGGGCGGCACAAATTAAAACCTATAACCGAAACATACGACTTACCTTCATTGCGAATATATTGACGCAGGTGGGACTTGGGATTTTCATGGTCATCTATAACTTTTACATCAGGGAATTAGGCTATAATGAGCTTGTAAATGGAAAGGTCATAGCGATGACCTCGCTGGCAACTGCTCTCATTCTTATTCCGGCAGGTATTCTTAGTGATAAAGCAGGCAGGAAAAAGCTGATGTTTTATGGAGCGGTTGGGACAGGGTTGATCTTATTCACCCGGAGTATCGTCGAGAGTCAGTCATTATTGATTTTCTTTGCGTTTGGAACAGGTCTCGCTTCAGCATTTATCCAGGTGTCGATTATTCCGTGGTTAGCAGAGAATTCGAAGCCTGAACAGCGTGTGCATTTATTCAGTATTCATTTTGCTGTGATGACGGGTGCCAATGTAATCGGAAGTCTTTTGGGAGGAATCCTCACAGACTTATTTGGCATGGTGGTTCCAAACCTGGAAAGTATCAGGTATACGTTGATCATTGGATCGGTCCTGTTTTTGACTGCCATGATTCCGGTTATGAGGTTAAATGAAGACCGGCCACCGCGCATATCGGCTAGCGATATAAAAGAAAAAACTAAAGGCATTCCCCATAAAGCCAGCTTCAAAATCATTCTGCTGTTTGCGGTTGCGCAATTGATGATAGGCTTTGGAGCCGGATTGGTCATTCCATATTTGAACCTATATTTTGCGGATCGGTTCATGGCTTCCAATTCATTGATTGGCTTGGTCATTTCATTAGGACAGGGAGCGACAGCTGTTGCGATGATCATCGGTCCAATGGTCGTTCGCAGACTTGGAGAAGTGAGAGCGGTAGTTGTTTTGCAGATACTATCCCTGCCGTTTCTGCTGCTGACAGCGTACACACAGAATTTTTGGCTGGCTGCTCTGGGGTTTTTATTTCGCCAGGCACTTATGAACGCCGGAAATCCAATTCAGATGTCCTTAATGATGTCGAAGGTTGATGATTCCATGAAGGGTTTGGCCAACTCTGTGAATCAAATGGTGTTTAATCTTGGATGGGCCATTATGGGTCCAGTGTCAACTGGGATCGTCTTGAAATATGGTTCCTATTGGGGGTACGCAACTGTATTTACCATTACTGCAGGTCTATACTTAGTAGGATCCACGTATTTCTTCATAGTTTTCAAAACGATGGATAAGCCAAAATCCGGCATGGTGAATACCAAACCAGCTTAA
- a CDS encoding toprim domain-containing protein, with translation MAMEENHKVIIVEGSSDKKKVQAVLNEPVEIICTNGTIGVSKLDELIDSLFDKDVYILVDADASGEKLRKQFKREFPEANHLYIDRMYREVATAPENHLATVLIGANIDVHAEYLEKG, from the coding sequence ATGGCGATGGAAGAAAATCACAAGGTGATCATAGTAGAGGGTTCGTCAGACAAAAAGAAAGTGCAAGCTGTGCTTAATGAACCGGTCGAAATTATTTGTACGAATGGGACGATTGGTGTATCAAAGCTTGATGAGCTGATTGATTCCCTTTTTGATAAGGATGTATATATCCTCGTTGATGCGGATGCGTCAGGGGAAAAATTGAGAAAGCAATTTAAAAGGGAATTTCCTGAGGCGAACCATTTGTACATTGACAGGATGTACAGGGAAGTGGCGACAGCACCGGAAAATCACCTTGCTACAGTTTTAATCGGAGCAAATATCGACGTTCATGCAGAGTACTTAGAAAAAGGATGA